The DNA sequence TTCAACTCATTGCTACCTTTCTTGTAACAGAACTCCTCAGCAGCATTGAGCAATAACAGCTGCGATCCCTCGTCATCTCCAGCAACTGCACCAGCAAGGTgattcttcctcttggtagcttcttTTCCAAACACTTTTTCGACGCCATCAAATAATCCTTCAAGAAGTGCATTCATCTTCTCCTGAGCAGATACAGGAAATGCAGCAATATGTGACTGCAATTCCTTCGCTGCAACACCTTTCTTCAAATATGCTT is a window from the Arachis hypogaea cultivar Tifrunner chromosome 1, arahy.Tifrunner.gnm2.J5K5, whole genome shotgun sequence genome containing:
- the LOC112697214 gene encoding eukaryotic translation initiation factor 5 is translated as MRGSENGDTVNYATVVREVKAYLKKGVAAKELQSHIAAFPVSAQEKMNALLEGLFDGVEKVFGKEATKRKNHLAGAVAGDDEGSQLLLLNAAEEFCYKKGSNELNEVALIPKALYDVDLVEEEHVMHWYSKGLKGDKKDSQVWKNAQPFIDWLRNAESESEEE